One region of Synechococcus elongatus PCC 11801 genomic DNA includes:
- a CDS encoding TM0106 family RecB-like putative nuclease — protein MGLGDADLLDYLRCARRLYLNRWGDRQQAEVPNAYLQRLRRLALERRREVAAGWQAIAVDPIDRSASTLDLMAQGVDCIEGAHLQVGTDWADPDLLIRQPGQSIWGDWIYQPAAVKLAKKPKTEYLLQLAFQAELLTSLQGTWPEQGWLLLRDCYPKPYNLDLRRSQLQTHLEDCRQILARQREPELFISRSRCDLCIWQTDCRDRARDQVHLSLLPGVSPSRFAILRDLQLDQLEALATADPQSLAIAADWEPSLAKRLVQQAAVFLDQQPQPLQPYIFPDSPIEIFFDIEAQPDLDLCYLHGVLIRDRRRGHAQFEPLLAEQPDQEGETWRQLMMLLDRHPQAPIYHFCSFEVDSLRRLGQRYGLAAHALEPVLERFIDIHAVLTRSVLLPTESYALKSIARWLGFDWRDTEANGSQAILWYDHWLETGDRTWLDRILLYNEDDCQATAIVKDWLADFLHEPSLPAVATCGDEQIAF, from the coding sequence ATGGGGCTTGGCGATGCTGATTTACTCGATTACCTCCGCTGTGCGCGGCGGCTCTATCTGAATCGCTGGGGCGATCGCCAACAAGCTGAAGTTCCCAATGCTTATCTACAGCGGTTGCGTCGTCTGGCCTTAGAACGCCGGCGAGAAGTGGCGGCGGGATGGCAGGCGATCGCGGTTGATCCAATCGATCGCTCTGCCTCGACCCTTGATCTGATGGCGCAGGGGGTCGACTGCATCGAAGGTGCTCATCTCCAAGTTGGTACGGACTGGGCCGATCCTGATTTGCTGATTCGGCAGCCCGGTCAGTCGATTTGGGGCGATTGGATTTACCAGCCCGCCGCCGTCAAACTAGCGAAGAAACCCAAGACGGAATATCTGCTGCAGCTGGCGTTTCAGGCAGAGCTGCTAACCAGTCTTCAAGGCACTTGGCCGGAACAAGGCTGGCTTTTGCTCCGCGACTGCTATCCCAAGCCTTATAACCTCGATCTGCGGCGATCGCAACTGCAAACTCACTTAGAAGATTGCCGGCAAATCCTCGCTCGTCAGCGCGAACCGGAGTTGTTCATCAGCCGCAGTCGTTGCGACCTCTGCATTTGGCAGACGGATTGCCGCGATCGCGCCCGTGATCAGGTTCATCTTTCGCTGCTGCCAGGGGTATCGCCTAGCCGATTTGCCATCCTGCGGGATCTCCAGCTGGATCAACTGGAAGCTTTAGCAACCGCTGATCCGCAGAGTTTAGCGATCGCAGCTGACTGGGAACCCAGTCTTGCCAAGCGTTTAGTGCAGCAAGCCGCTGTCTTTCTCGATCAACAGCCGCAACCTCTCCAGCCCTACATTTTTCCGGATTCACCCATCGAGATCTTCTTCGATATCGAAGCTCAGCCCGATCTGGATCTCTGCTATCTCCACGGAGTGCTGATTCGCGATCGCCGTCGAGGACATGCCCAGTTTGAGCCGCTATTGGCTGAACAACCCGATCAGGAAGGCGAGACATGGCGGCAACTAATGATGTTGCTCGATCGCCATCCCCAAGCCCCGATCTACCACTTCTGTAGTTTTGAAGTGGACAGCCTGCGTCGGCTCGGGCAGCGTTATGGCCTCGCTGCTCATGCCCTAGAGCCGGTACTCGAACGCTTCATCGATATCCATGCGGTGCTGACTCGCAGTGTTCTGCTACCCACCGAGAGCTATGCCCTAAAAAGCATTGCCCGCTGGCTGGGCTTCGACTGGCGCGATACCGAGGCCAATGGCTCGCAGGCGATCCTTTGGTACGACCACTGGCTGGAAACGGGCGATCGCACCTGGCTCGATCGCATCCTGCTCTACAACGAAGATGACTGTCAGGCGACAGCGATCGTCAAAGACTGGCTCGCAGATTTTCTGCATGAGCCCTCGCTGCCTGCAGTAGCGACCTGCGGCGATGAGCAGATCGCGTTCTAG
- a CDS encoding ABC transporter permease, with protein sequence MQLAVLDRLRLPGFSGSTFAARLARWGLGISLIYVVIAIAAPLLQSLGWIQNPTEALLNPIHAAPSWQHWFGTTRQGYDVFSRTLFGTRVALQVVLLGTSLSLAIGVPLGLIAGYWGGWLDRALVFLMDVVYTLPGLLLSITLAFVVGRGVPNAAIALSIAYVPQYFRVVRNQTASVKSEPYIEAARSLGASTPHILRKYLVANVIQSVPVLFTLNAADAVLILGGLGFLGLGLPEAVPEWGYDLRQALDALPTGIWWTALFPGLAMTLLVVALSLLGEGLGETLQPQRR encoded by the coding sequence ATGCAACTTGCAGTGCTTGATCGCTTGCGGCTCCCTGGCTTTAGTGGCTCGACCTTTGCGGCACGACTGGCGCGCTGGGGACTGGGCATCAGCCTGATCTACGTTGTGATTGCGATCGCAGCACCGCTCTTGCAGTCCTTGGGCTGGATTCAAAATCCGACAGAAGCGCTGCTCAATCCCATTCATGCCGCTCCTTCTTGGCAGCACTGGTTTGGTACAACGCGTCAGGGGTATGACGTCTTTTCCCGCACCCTGTTTGGCACCCGAGTGGCACTGCAGGTGGTCTTGCTGGGAACTAGCTTGAGCCTAGCGATCGGGGTGCCCTTAGGGTTAATTGCTGGTTATTGGGGTGGTTGGCTCGATCGTGCCCTCGTTTTCTTAATGGACGTGGTCTATACGCTGCCTGGGTTGTTGCTGTCGATCACACTCGCTTTTGTGGTTGGTCGTGGCGTACCCAATGCGGCGATCGCACTCAGCATTGCCTACGTCCCCCAATATTTCCGCGTGGTGCGCAACCAGACTGCGAGTGTCAAAAGCGAACCCTATATTGAGGCGGCGCGATCGCTGGGGGCTTCGACCCCGCACATCCTGCGCAAGTACTTGGTGGCCAACGTCATTCAAAGTGTGCCGGTGCTCTTCACCTTGAACGCAGCTGATGCGGTCTTGATTCTGGGTGGTTTGGGGTTTCTCGGTTTAGGTCTACCGGAGGCAGTGCCGGAATGGGGCTATGACCTGCGTCAGGCTTTAGATGCCCTGCCCACAGGAATTTGGTGGACCGCACTCTTTCCTGGGCTGGCAATGACGCTGCTGGTGGTCGCGCTCTCGCTACTGGGCGAAGGACTCGGAGAAACCCTTCAACCTCAGCGGCGCTAG
- a CDS encoding S9 family peptidase, protein MITAAYGSWRSPISADLIVQGSVGLSGVSLAGGDRYWLESRPTERGRTTLIRQSSEGQIEELTPAPWNVRTRAHEYGGGAYCIDQGVVYFSHDKDQRLYRLIPGQDPQPLTPELPLKFADGLIDRQRHRWIGVREDHRPEGEAIDAIVAIPLTGEPSEGQVLAIGADFYASPRLSNDVQRLAWLTWSHPNMPWDGTELWVAEFQADGSLATPQKVAGGDRESVFQPEWLPDGRLGFVSDCSGWWNLYCWDGQTTQAIAPTEAEFGMPQWVFGMRTWAPIDRDRWLAASTKAGHWSLSLVDLATGSLKPFDLPFTDISGLVVEGDRALFTGAGPDRPGAVVELQISSGEWQVLKSSSSLDLDPRYLSIPQSIAFPSANGRVAYGHFYPPSNPDYQAPADEKPPLLVKSHGGPTAQTRSSLSLGIQYWTSRGIAVLDVDYGGSTGYGRPYRDALQGQWGIVDVEDCAAGAQWLAEQGLVDGDRLCIDGGSAGGYTTLCALTFTDVFKAGASRYGIGDLKALAEDTHKFESRYLDGLIGPWPAAADLYRERSPIHHVEQLNCPVIFFQGLEDKVVPPAQAETMVAALKAKGLPVAYVPFPEEQHGFRQAANIKRSLEGELYFYSQIFGFKLADEIEPVAIANWPPA, encoded by the coding sequence ATGATCACGGCTGCCTACGGTTCTTGGCGATCGCCGATCAGTGCCGACCTGATTGTGCAAGGCAGTGTTGGATTAAGCGGTGTATCGCTAGCAGGAGGCGATCGCTACTGGCTGGAGTCGCGCCCCACGGAACGCGGCCGCACCACCCTGATCCGCCAAAGTTCTGAAGGACAGATTGAAGAACTGACGCCAGCACCTTGGAATGTCCGCACCCGCGCTCATGAGTACGGCGGCGGCGCCTACTGCATCGATCAGGGCGTGGTCTACTTCAGCCATGACAAGGATCAGCGGCTCTACCGCCTCATTCCCGGCCAAGATCCGCAGCCATTAACGCCGGAGCTGCCGCTGAAATTTGCCGATGGGCTGATCGATCGCCAGCGCCACCGCTGGATTGGCGTGCGTGAAGATCACCGTCCCGAGGGTGAAGCGATCGATGCGATCGTGGCGATTCCCCTGACTGGCGAACCCAGTGAAGGACAGGTTCTCGCGATCGGGGCTGACTTCTACGCGTCGCCGCGCCTTAGTAACGATGTACAACGGCTGGCTTGGCTGACTTGGTCACACCCGAATATGCCTTGGGATGGCACTGAGCTCTGGGTGGCAGAGTTCCAAGCCGATGGTTCGCTAGCAACGCCGCAAAAGGTAGCAGGTGGCGATCGCGAGTCGGTGTTTCAGCCGGAATGGCTGCCAGATGGGCGCTTGGGCTTTGTCTCCGATTGCAGCGGTTGGTGGAATCTCTACTGCTGGGATGGTCAAACGACGCAGGCGATCGCGCCTACTGAAGCGGAATTTGGCATGCCCCAGTGGGTATTTGGCATGCGCACTTGGGCACCAATCGATCGCGATCGCTGGCTAGCCGCTTCTACGAAAGCAGGGCACTGGTCGCTCTCGCTGGTGGATCTCGCTACGGGTAGCCTGAAACCGTTTGACCTGCCGTTCACGGACATCTCCGGCTTAGTTGTTGAGGGCGATCGCGCTTTGTTTACTGGAGCCGGTCCCGATCGCCCGGGTGCCGTGGTTGAACTGCAGATCAGCAGTGGCGAGTGGCAGGTACTCAAATCCAGCTCCAGCCTGGATCTTGATCCGCGTTATCTCTCCATTCCCCAAAGCATCGCCTTCCCCAGCGCCAACGGTCGGGTTGCCTACGGTCACTTCTACCCGCCGAGTAATCCCGACTACCAAGCGCCTGCGGACGAGAAGCCACCGCTACTGGTCAAAAGCCACGGTGGCCCAACTGCACAAACCCGCAGTAGCCTCAGCCTCGGCATTCAGTATTGGACGAGTCGCGGTATCGCCGTCCTCGATGTGGATTACGGCGGCAGCACCGGCTATGGCCGCCCCTATCGCGATGCCCTGCAAGGACAGTGGGGCATTGTCGATGTCGAAGACTGTGCCGCGGGTGCCCAATGGCTAGCGGAGCAAGGGCTGGTCGACGGCGATCGCCTCTGCATTGATGGCGGCAGCGCTGGCGGCTACACCACACTCTGCGCCTTGACCTTCACCGATGTTTTCAAAGCGGGAGCTAGCCGCTACGGGATTGGTGACCTTAAAGCCCTCGCCGAAGACACCCACAAGTTTGAGTCCCGCTACCTCGATGGCTTGATTGGCCCTTGGCCGGCAGCGGCGGATCTCTACCGCGAGCGATCGCCGATTCACCACGTTGAGCAACTCAACTGCCCGGTGATCTTCTTCCAAGGGCTGGAGGATAAGGTCGTGCCACCGGCGCAGGCCGAAACGATGGTCGCCGCCCTCAAAGCGAAAGGTCTGCCTGTCGCCTATGTCCCCTTCCCCGAGGAACAGCACGGCTTCCGGCAGGCCGCCAACATCAAGCGATCGCTCGAAGGTGAGCTGTATTTCTACAGCCAAATCTTCGGCTTCAAGCTGGCCGATGAGATTGAGCCTGTGGCGATCGCCAACTGGCCGCCCGCTTAA
- a CDS encoding class I SAM-dependent methyltransferase: MTATTVKPMGLASRLVSGILQIQPLFDLARKRARSMMVQRASQIGVDWPARTAALRQRQSEQSFSPDWEQDLQALTNPDLQYPSYYVAPFHAYPEGNLGWDPAMEVEVAALSVHARIWPEAGAQGDAQLRASYHQVLKEQLPTAPQRILDIGCSVGMSTFTLQDTFPEAAIAGLDLSPYFLAVAKYQSEQAGRSVLWHHAAAEATGLPDQSFDLVSSCLVFHELPAQAAQDILKEARRLLPVGGHIALMDMNPQSEVFAKMPPYILTLLKSTEPYIDEYFSLDLDAVFQTAGFTAPTRVRNSPRHHTLIAQAI; the protein is encoded by the coding sequence ATGACGGCTACGACTGTAAAACCGATGGGGCTTGCCTCTCGTTTGGTCAGTGGCATCCTCCAGATCCAGCCGCTGTTTGACCTCGCCCGCAAACGGGCGCGATCGATGATGGTGCAGCGTGCCAGTCAAATCGGTGTCGATTGGCCAGCCAGAACTGCTGCCCTGCGCCAGCGGCAAAGCGAGCAGTCGTTCTCGCCCGACTGGGAACAGGATCTGCAGGCTCTAACTAATCCTGATCTCCAGTACCCGAGCTATTACGTCGCACCCTTCCATGCCTATCCCGAAGGCAACCTGGGCTGGGATCCCGCCATGGAAGTTGAAGTGGCGGCACTTTCAGTCCATGCCCGCATTTGGCCGGAAGCTGGTGCCCAAGGGGATGCACAACTGCGCGCCAGCTATCACCAAGTATTGAAAGAGCAATTGCCAACCGCACCCCAGCGAATTTTGGATATCGGCTGTAGCGTCGGCATGAGTACCTTCACGCTGCAAGACACGTTCCCCGAAGCCGCGATCGCCGGTCTGGATCTCTCGCCCTACTTCCTTGCCGTCGCGAAATATCAGTCTGAGCAAGCGGGGCGATCGGTGCTTTGGCACCATGCTGCTGCCGAAGCCACAGGGCTACCGGATCAAAGTTTTGATTTAGTGTCTTCCTGCCTGGTCTTTCACGAACTACCGGCTCAAGCAGCTCAAGACATCCTCAAAGAGGCGCGACGCTTGCTGCCCGTCGGTGGTCACATTGCCCTGATGGACATGAATCCGCAGTCGGAAGTCTTCGCCAAGATGCCGCCCTACATCCTGACGCTGCTGAAGAGTACCGAGCCCTACATCGATGAATATTTCAGCTTGGACTTGGATGCTGTGTTTCAGACGGCGGGGTTTACTGCTCCGACTCGAGTTCGCAATAGTCCCCGCCACCATACGCTGATTGCCCAAGCGATTTAA
- a CDS encoding FAD-dependent hydroxylase: MLTEANPTEFAPSPLLTTDVVVVGAGIVGSLVAYGLARQGLRVALVEAQPPNVVLSRDRAYALTLAAADLLEQLGLWETLLPRIQPFQEIQLSDTALPKSVRLLPKDLQRSQSLGYVAEHRVLLETLYEQFATVPNLTWLPSTQLLEVNLGTRQAMLLLERDGIQQQWQSQLVVAADGPNSPLREACGIRRDGWAYWQSCLTAVISLERSHQGIAQECFRKSGPFAVLPLPGDRAQIVWTAPHAQAQQLRDLPESEFLQQLQQPFGDRYGQLRLLSDRRIFPVQLRQSRRYVQHRFALVGDAAHCCHPVGGQGLNLGIQDAGALIETLTSDRQRRKDLGRLTLLRRYERRRKRETWLILGFTDLLDRLFSNHFWPLVQLRRLGLWSLRHIPLLRKLALQIMTGQWVQPIHLKKP; this comes from the coding sequence ATGTTGACCGAGGCCAACCCCACCGAGTTTGCTCCTTCGCCTTTACTGACCACCGATGTCGTTGTTGTCGGAGCTGGCATTGTCGGTAGTTTGGTGGCCTATGGCCTAGCCCGCCAAGGGTTGCGGGTTGCCCTCGTGGAAGCTCAACCACCCAATGTCGTCCTCAGCCGCGATCGCGCCTATGCCTTGACCTTGGCTGCTGCCGATTTACTAGAACAGTTGGGGCTGTGGGAAACATTGCTGCCCCGTATTCAACCTTTCCAAGAAATTCAGCTCAGTGATACAGCCCTTCCCAAGTCAGTACGACTATTGCCGAAGGATTTACAGCGATCGCAAAGTCTTGGCTACGTCGCTGAGCATCGGGTTCTGCTCGAGACGCTGTACGAGCAGTTCGCAACGGTCCCGAATTTGACTTGGCTCCCCTCAACACAGCTTCTCGAAGTCAACTTGGGGACCCGCCAAGCCATGCTGTTGCTAGAGCGGGATGGCATTCAACAGCAGTGGCAGAGTCAACTCGTCGTTGCGGCCGATGGCCCCAATTCCCCCCTGCGTGAAGCCTGCGGCATTCGTCGCGATGGCTGGGCCTACTGGCAATCTTGTCTGACGGCAGTGATCAGCTTAGAGCGATCGCACCAAGGCATTGCTCAGGAATGTTTCCGCAAGAGTGGTCCCTTTGCCGTGCTGCCCCTGCCAGGCGATCGCGCCCAGATTGTCTGGACGGCACCCCATGCTCAGGCGCAACAGTTGCGTGATCTTCCCGAGTCAGAGTTTCTCCAGCAACTGCAACAACCCTTTGGCGATCGCTACGGACAACTGCGCTTGCTCAGCGATCGCCGGATCTTTCCGGTGCAGCTGCGTCAAAGCCGTCGCTACGTCCAGCACCGCTTCGCTCTTGTCGGAGATGCAGCCCACTGCTGTCATCCTGTCGGTGGACAGGGGCTGAACCTCGGCATTCAGGATGCGGGCGCCCTGATAGAAACCCTGACGAGCGATCGCCAACGACGCAAAGATTTGGGACGCCTAACGCTCTTGCGGCGCTACGAACGCCGCCGCAAACGCGAAACTTGGCTGATTTTGGGCTTTACCGATCTACTCGATCGCCTCTTTTCCAATCACTTTTGGCCGCTAGTCCAGTTGCGGCGCCTCGGGTTGTGGTCACTGCGCCATATCCCACTGCTACGCAAGCTCGCCCTGCAAATCATGACGGGTCAGTGGGTGCAACCGATTCACCTCAAAAAACCCTAA
- a CDS encoding DUF2949 domain-containing protein, whose product MSFIPFPGNESSLNTPIAAAKPELIRFLQEELALPDASIEMAVRHSEQEQGPIPMVLWRYGLVNLQELEQIYDWMEAAA is encoded by the coding sequence ATGAGTTTCATCCCCTTCCCGGGCAACGAATCTAGTCTCAATACTCCAATCGCTGCAGCGAAGCCAGAGCTGATTCGTTTCCTGCAGGAAGAGCTGGCATTGCCAGATGCCTCGATTGAGATGGCCGTCCGCCATAGCGAACAAGAGCAAGGCCCCATCCCGATGGTGCTCTGGCGCTACGGTTTGGTGAACCTGCAAGAACTCGAACAGATTTACGACTGGATGGAAGCTGCCGCCTAA
- the plsY gene encoding glycerol-3-phosphate 1-O-acyltransferase PlsY: MLLSVVTIALLAYLLGSFPAGYLAGRWLKGIDIRKEGSGSTGATNVLRVLGKGPALVVFITDILKGVLAVVAARAIASANGLDPIAIAWLAAFAAIIAVVGHSLPIWLNFRGGKSVATSLGVLLALSPVVGLSGFGAFLLLLALFRIVSLGSIAGAITVIVLMLVLPEPLPNKILGIAAGVYVIYRHRSNLDRLRRGEEPRIGQRLSTNREAGT, encoded by the coding sequence ATGTTGCTCAGTGTTGTCACGATCGCGCTGCTTGCTTACCTCTTGGGCTCATTCCCCGCGGGCTATCTGGCCGGCCGCTGGCTCAAAGGCATTGATATCCGCAAGGAGGGGTCTGGCTCAACTGGCGCTACCAACGTGCTGCGCGTGTTGGGCAAAGGTCCCGCCTTGGTGGTGTTCATTACCGACATTCTCAAGGGTGTCCTCGCAGTCGTTGCAGCACGGGCGATCGCTTCAGCTAATGGTCTGGATCCCATCGCGATCGCTTGGCTAGCCGCCTTTGCTGCGATCATTGCTGTCGTCGGTCATAGCCTGCCCATCTGGCTCAACTTTCGTGGCGGCAAATCCGTCGCCACCAGCCTGGGTGTGCTTCTGGCCTTATCGCCCGTAGTGGGGCTCTCAGGATTTGGGGCCTTCTTACTGCTGCTGGCGCTGTTTCGGATTGTCTCGCTCGGTTCGATCGCCGGAGCGATCACCGTCATTGTTTTGATGCTAGTTCTGCCCGAGCCGCTACCCAACAAGATTCTGGGCATCGCAGCCGGTGTTTACGTCATCTATCGGCATCGCAGCAACCTCGATCGCCTACGGCGGGGCGAAGAACCCCGCATTGGCCAGCGGCTATCGACGAATCGTGAGGCAGGAACCTAG
- the proC gene encoding pyrroline-5-carboxylate reductase: MISSLGIIGGGVMGEALLARLLAQGQVDAAAVIVSEPFAARREFLSDRYGVKCVAENAEASQADWLLLAIKPQVFDAAVSGLASLRCDRLILSILAGVPLAKLEAAFPGEAVIRAMPNTPATVGAGVTAIAAGQQVTADQISQAQEFFAAVGRVVTVPESQLDAVTGLSGSGPGYVALIIEALSDGGVAAGLPRAIATELAIQTVRGTAELLQDTGWHPGELKDRVCSPGGTTIAGVATLESHGLRSALIEAVKAAALRSQQLG, translated from the coding sequence ATGATCAGCAGCTTGGGCATCATTGGCGGCGGTGTGATGGGAGAAGCCCTGCTTGCCCGGCTGTTGGCCCAAGGTCAGGTGGATGCCGCGGCAGTGATCGTTAGTGAACCCTTTGCCGCTCGTCGTGAGTTTTTGAGCGATCGCTATGGGGTGAAGTGTGTTGCCGAAAATGCTGAGGCATCCCAGGCGGATTGGCTATTGCTGGCGATCAAGCCCCAGGTGTTTGATGCCGCAGTGTCAGGCTTAGCAAGTCTGCGCTGCGATCGCCTGATCTTGTCGATTTTGGCGGGGGTGCCCTTGGCCAAGCTGGAAGCGGCATTTCCCGGTGAAGCAGTGATCCGAGCGATGCCCAATACGCCGGCGACTGTTGGAGCTGGGGTGACTGCGATCGCAGCGGGGCAGCAGGTGACTGCAGATCAGATCAGCCAAGCGCAGGAATTTTTCGCGGCTGTGGGTCGCGTTGTCACCGTGCCTGAGTCGCAACTAGATGCTGTGACGGGTCTATCGGGGTCGGGCCCTGGCTATGTCGCCTTGATTATCGAAGCCCTGAGCGATGGTGGTGTAGCTGCCGGCTTGCCGCGTGCGATCGCTACAGAGCTGGCGATTCAAACGGTGCGAGGAACGGCAGAACTGCTCCAAGACACCGGCTGGCATCCAGGTGAACTCAAGGATCGCGTCTGTAGCCCCGGCGGTACCACGATCGCCGGGGTGGCGACACTCGAATCTCATGGCCTACGCTCGGCGCTGATTGAAGCAGTCAAGGCCGCGGCGCTGCGATCGCAACAGTTGGGCTAG
- a CDS encoding cell division protein SepF, with amino-acid sequence MSFVNRIRDIVGLNESVEYDEEYETYDVGTDSYNSYNDAAETGSRRRQRSHTAALEPASTPTSNVIGLPGLSSSSEVVVMEPRSFEEMPQAIQALRERKTIVLNLTMMEPEQAQRAVDFVAGGTFAIDGHQERVGESIFLFTPSCVHVTTQGGEQYLSDTPVAAPVQPAASFGRTATPTPAWATETRYAAQ; translated from the coding sequence GTGTCTTTTGTAAATCGCATCCGCGATATCGTCGGTCTCAATGAGTCGGTGGAGTACGACGAAGAGTACGAAACCTATGATGTCGGTACGGACTCTTACAACAGCTATAACGATGCTGCAGAGACTGGTTCCCGCCGGAGACAGCGCAGCCACACGGCCGCTCTAGAGCCCGCCAGCACCCCTACCAGCAATGTGATTGGCTTGCCTGGTCTCAGCAGCAGCTCGGAAGTTGTGGTGATGGAACCCCGCTCCTTTGAAGAGATGCCCCAAGCTATCCAAGCCCTACGCGAGCGTAAGACGATCGTCTTGAATCTGACGATGATGGAGCCGGAGCAAGCTCAGCGTGCCGTTGATTTCGTTGCTGGCGGCACCTTTGCGATTGATGGCCATCAGGAGCGCGTTGGCGAAAGCATTTTCCTCTTCACCCCGAGCTGTGTTCACGTCACAACCCAAGGTGGTGAGCAGTACCTGAGCGACACACCGGTGGCAGCCCCTGTTCAGCCCGCGGCGAGTTTTGGTCGGACAGCAACTCCCACGCCAGCTTGGGCAACGGAAACGCGCTACGCCGCTCAATAG
- a CDS encoding YggS family pyridoxal phosphate-dependent enzyme, producing the protein MAQIAERLASLRSQLPPSVQLIAVSKNHPATAIREAYAAGQRHFGENRVQEAIAKQAELTDLPDLTWHLIGPLQSNKVRKAVEHFDWIHSVDSWALAERLDRIAGELGRSPQICLQVKLLPDPNKAGWDPVDLRADFSQLSQLQHIQIRGLMAIPPLGLTPAETQALFAQAHTLASELQQQAPQLKLTELSMGMSNDWPLAVAEGATWIRVGTQLFGPRSPQ; encoded by the coding sequence ATGGCCCAAATTGCCGAGCGGTTGGCCAGTCTCCGATCGCAGTTGCCGCCTTCAGTCCAGCTCATCGCCGTCAGTAAAAACCATCCCGCCACCGCAATTCGGGAAGCCTATGCAGCGGGGCAACGGCACTTTGGTGAAAATCGCGTTCAAGAAGCGATCGCCAAACAAGCAGAACTAACCGATCTGCCAGATTTGACTTGGCATCTGATCGGGCCACTCCAGAGCAATAAAGTCCGCAAAGCGGTCGAACACTTCGATTGGATTCACTCTGTGGATAGCTGGGCTTTGGCTGAGCGACTCGATCGCATTGCCGGCGAACTCGGGCGATCGCCCCAGATTTGCTTGCAGGTCAAACTGTTGCCGGATCCGAATAAAGCCGGTTGGGACCCCGTCGACCTCCGTGCAGACTTCAGTCAACTCAGCCAACTGCAGCACATCCAGATCCGCGGCTTGATGGCCATTCCACCCCTGGGTTTGACGCCTGCCGAGACACAAGCCTTGTTTGCCCAAGCGCACACCTTGGCGTCGGAGTTACAGCAGCAAGCGCCGCAGCTAAAACTGACTGAGCTTTCGATGGGAATGTCGAATGATTGGCCCCTCGCAGTCGCGGAAGGAGCAACTTGGATTCGGGTAGGGACTCAGCTCTTTGGTCCGCGATCGCCCCAGTAG
- the pipX gene encoding transcriptional coactivator PipX, which produces MASENYLNHPTFGLLYQICSFGDSKELFATLYAQRLFFLVAFDARGTRFEPIGRNEARMLVDNRLRQLRREASLQEYNQLQQVFKQTFL; this is translated from the coding sequence ATGGCTTCCGAAAACTACCTCAACCATCCCACCTTCGGATTGCTCTATCAGATCTGCAGCTTTGGGGATAGCAAAGAACTCTTTGCGACTCTGTATGCTCAGCGCCTCTTTTTCTTAGTCGCCTTCGATGCTCGCGGCACACGCTTTGAGCCGATCGGACGCAATGAAGCGCGCATGCTAGTTGACAATCGCCTGCGTCAGCTGCGCCGCGAAGCCAGCCTGCAGGAATACAATCAGTTGCAGCAAGTCTTTAAGCAAACTTTTCTGTAG